The Magnolia sinica isolate HGM2019 chromosome 10, MsV1, whole genome shotgun sequence genome includes a window with the following:
- the LOC131257617 gene encoding uncharacterized protein LOC131257617, whose protein sequence is MLDFSEKQKKLWSEWELRILVLCSLFLQIFLTISAPFRRRKSAKWIRPFIWASYLLADWVAAFALGILSDSITSSPDCNNSHCTNINNANELIVFWSPFLLIHLGGPDTITALALEDNELWLRHLLALIINLIGTVYVFIRTLPNNHFLIPTLIIFTVGIIRYIQRTCSLYLASSGVFRRSIGKESKTSNSSGFLPEPVRGRINSIEAVQSAHRFLTTYSRLIVDSPLSFENRDQSRSYFMILHPEDAFGIIEVELGLLFDMLYTKATVIHNYIGYFFRLICFSFILIALLLFILFDKRRSHLVDRFITYILFIGALTIDLIDLFHLIRSNWLVHFSENRKLCCLADQMFAKLHPDFPLRHHASMSQCNLISYCLRRHSSTCLHFKCNFIDEVVTWLQFKCNFIKNVPVSTNIKSFIFNDLLNKSKAENSLNKIKEMFKYRWNWAIEEGTPDRMPDWFFNVDLEERILIWHIATDICYHSRDCKSLHRDVSKLVSDYMLYLLVIHPTMISSTEGIAESRWKDVCQLINKFIEEGDLKDDKSLCRKLLEKHSLTDRRKIERSDDLLKNACLVAHKLLNQPEIFAWVNISRVWVELLCSGANHCSGKDHAQRLAWGGEFLTTVWLLKAHLGLAHQYRVEFNDPQASAD, encoded by the coding sequence ATGCTGGACTTctcagaaaaacaaaagaagctgTGGAGTGAATGGGAGCTAAGGATATTAGTCCTCTGCAGCCTCTTTCTGCAAATCTTCCTCACCATCTCTGCACCTTTCAGAAGACGAAAGTCAGCCAAATGGATCCGCCCATTCATCTGGGCCTCCTACTTGCTAGCCGATTGGGTCGCTGCTTTCGCCCTAGGAATCCTCTCCGATAGCATAACCAGTAGCCCAGACTGCAATAATAGCCACTGCACCAACATCAACAACGCCAATGAACTCATCGTTTTCTGGTCCCCTTTCCTTCTAATCCACCTAGGTGGACCCGACACCATAACTGCCCTCGCCCTTGAAGACAACGAACTATGGCTACGCCACCTCCTCGCACTCATAATCAATCTTATCGGCACCGTTTACGTCTTTATCCGTACTCTCCCCAACAATCACTTCCTCATCCCAACCCTCATCATTTTCACGGTGGGGATAATACGGTACATCCAACGCACCTGCTCTCTCTACTTGGCAAGCAGTGGTGTTTTTCGCCGATCAATAGGCAAAGAATCAAAAACATCAAACAGCAGTGGCTTCTTGCCAGAACCCGTCCGAGGGAGAATCAACAGTATCGAAGCAGTGCAGTCAGCTCATAGATTCCTCACTACCTACAGTCGTCTCATCGTCGACTCTCCCCTCAGCTTCGAGAATCGAGACCAAAGCCGCTCCTACTTCATGATCCTACACCCCGAAGACGCCTTTGGAATAATCGAGGTCGAGCTGGGATTGCTCTTCGACATGCTCTACACTAAGGCGACGGTGATCCACAACTACATCGGCTACTTCTTCCGGCTCATCTGCTTCTCTTTCATCCTCATCGCCCTTCTTCTCTTCATCCTCTTCGACAAGCGCAGATCCCATCTTGTCGACAGGTTCATTACCTATATTCTCTTCATTGGGGCCTTGACAATTGACCTTATTGACCTTTTTCACCTCATCCGATCTAACTGGTTAGTCCACTTTTCCGAAAATCGAAAGCTTTGCTGCCTTGCCGACCAGATGTTTGCAAAATTACACCCTGATTTTCCACTGAGGCATCACGCATCCATGTCCCAATGCAATCTGATAAGCTATTGCCTACGCAGGCACTCGTCGACGTGCCTGCATTTCAAATGCAATTTTATTGATGAGGTTGTGACGTGGCTGCAGTTCAAATGCAATTTTATTAAGAACGTGCCTGTCTCAACCAATATCAAATCCTTCATCTTCAACGATTTACTGAATAAGTCGAAAGCTGAGAACAGCTTAAACAAAATCAAGGAAATGTTCAAATACAGATGGAACTGGGCCATCGAAGAAGGTACCCCCGACCGGATGCCGGACTGGTTTTTCAACGTTGATTTGGAAGAGAGGATTCTGATATGGCATATCGCTACAGATATCTGTTACCACTCGAGAGACTGTAAATCCCTACATCGAGATGTCAGCAAGCTGGTGTCAGATTACATGCTTTATCTTCTAGTCATACATCCCACCATGATCTCATCGACGGAGGGGATTGCGGAGAGCAGGTGGAAGGATGTATGCCAACTGATTAATAAGTTCATCGAGGAGGGCGATTTGAAGGACGACAAGAGCCTTTGCCGGAAGCTGCTTGAAAAGCATAGTCTTACGGATCGTAGAAAGATCGAACGGTCCGATGATCTGCTGAAGAATGCGTGTTTGGTTGCCCATAAGCTGTTAAATCAGCCTGAGATTTTTGCGTGGGTGAATATAAGCAGAGTTTGGGTGGAGCTACTGTGTTCTGGTGCGAACCACTGCAGTGGCAAGGACCACGCTCAACGGCTGGCTTGGGGAGGGGAATTTCTCACTACCGTTTGGCTTTTGAAAGCTCACCTTGGTCTGGCTCACCAGTACAGGGTTGAGTTTAACGATCCTCAAGCGAGTGCGGATTAG